From the Gemmatimonadales bacterium genome, the window CGGAAGTGCACCCCCGTGACGGTGCGCTGGGGCTGCCTATCCGCCTGAGCCATGAGCGACGACGGGACGAGCGCCGCGATCCACACCGCCCCGCGGACGCTCACCCAGTCAATGCGAATTGACCGCGGCCATGACAGCGTCGTACTTTCATACACCCAGCCAATCATGTTAACCAATTGATGCGCCGGAAGATACTGCAAGTCGCGGCCCTCATCGGCATCGCGCGCTCAACGCTCGCCGTGACGGGCGTCGCGGCGCAAACCGCGCCCTCGCGCAGGCCCATCGCCACCGCACCTCGCGCCCGCGCGGCACCGTCGCTCGCGGAGCGCCTCACCAGCCTCATGGATCAGGAACCGTTCAACCGCGCGCTCTGGGGCGTCGCAGTCGCGGACGCACGGGGCCGCGTGGTCTTCGAGCGGAACGGCGACCGCCTGTTCGAGCCCGCCAGCAACACCAAGCTCGTGGTGACCGCGGTCGCCACCCTCCTCCTACCCCCGACCTGGCGCTACCGCACCAGCGTCTATGCGTCCGGACCGGTGCAGGGCGGCGTCCTTCGCGGCGACCTCGTGCTCTACGGCCGCGGCGACCCGACCCTCGATTCCGCCGCGCTCGGCGCTCTGGCCGATTCGCTGCGAGCGCGTGGCGTCGCCCGGGTGGAGGGGAACTTGATCGGCGACGCGTCGTACTTCGACGTGGTTCCGCAGCACTGGTCGTGGGAGAACTACGACCTCAACCGGGAGGATGCCGCGCCCGTCGCGGCGCTCGGCTACGACGCCAACGTCGTGGAGATACGCACCACGCCGGGCCTGATCGGCCAACCGCCGTCGCTTGGCTACGAGCCGGAGTTCGGCCTCGCCGCGATCCTGAACCGCGCCCGCACCGTGCCGGTGGATTCGCCGAGCACGCTCGACTTCTTCCGGGTACCGGGAACGGACTCGGTCCGCGCGGAGGGGACGCTGCCGGTGGACGCGCGGCCCCGGGGCGTGAACTTCGCGGTGCGGGACGGCGCGTCGTACGCGGCCGAAGCCTTCCGCCGCGCGCTCGCCGGGCGGGGGATCGCCGTCGCCGGCATGGCGCGGTCCGCTTACGACTCCATGGCGACGGCGACGGCGCGCCAGGGCGCGCCGTTGGCCGAGCACCTGTCACCCGCGCTGCCTGACATCCTCGAGACGATCCTCGAGCAGAGCCAGAACTGGTACGCGGAGATGCTGCTCAAGACGCTGGGGCGGGAATTCGCCGGCGCCGGCTCCTGGGACTCGGGCATCGCGGTGGAGCGGCGCATCCTGATCGACTCGATGCGGGTGGACTCGACGATGTTCGACGTCGTGGACGGCAGCGGCCTCTCGCACCACGACCTCGTGGCGCCGCGCGCCTTCGTCAAGCTGCTCGCCTTCATCCGGGACCACCCGCGCGGGCGGCCGTTCCTGGACGCGCTGCCCCGCGCCGGACGTGAAGGGACGCTGCGCTCGCGCTTCCGCTCCGGCCCCGCGGCCGGCCGAGTGCGCGCGAAGACCGGCTCCATCGGGAACGTGAACACGCTGTCGGGTTACCTGGATCGCGTGGACGGGACCACCTGGGTCTTCTCGATCCAGCTCAATCACCATACGGCGCTGAGTCGCGAGGCGATCAGGCGGATTGATGAGGTGGTTGGGATGTTGGCTAGGTAGAGGGGAGTAAGGGGAGTAAGGGGAGTAAGGTGAGAATCGAATTCGGCCTTTCCTTCCCACGCTCGCGCGCCTGGCGGGCCCCCGGGCCGCAGACTAGATTCGCGCCGGTGGAGGTCACCGCGTCCCGCCTGCTCCTTCCGCTCACGCTTGCCTTTGGCGTGTCCCGCATTGCCACCGCTCAATGTCCCGACGGCACCCCACCGCCCTGCGACCGTTCCCCCCGCGCCATGGCGGCCGCGGTCGATCAGAATGTTGTCGCCGTTTTCCCATTTCGGCTCACTGGCCCCTCAGCCGACGTCGCGTGGCTGCGCGAGGGCGCCGCCGACCTTCTGAACCTCGCGCTCGACGAGCTGTCGGGCTGGCGCGTGGTCAGCGCGCGCACCCTCCTGGCGCGCACCCGCGGCTTCACCGATGCGACGCCCGAAACCGAAGCGGCGAGGGTCGCGCGGTCGGTGGGCGCGGGACAGTTTATCCTCGGCACCGCCGTGGTCGTCGGCTCCCAGCTGCGCGCCCGGGCCGAACTATACGCGGCCAACAGCACGCGCCGGCTGGCGTCGGTGGAAGCCCGCGGTACCGTGGCGGACCCCGCCCCGGTGATCGACAGCCTCGCCGCGGGGCTGGCGCGCGTCCGACTCGTAACCCACGCCGGCGCGGCCCGCCGCCTCCTCCAAGAGATGGCCACGACCTCGCCGCGAGCCCTGCGCGCCTACCTCGAGGCCGAGCGCCTGGGTCGACAGGGTCAATGGACGTCCGCGGTCGATTCCCTCCTCGCCGCGATCAGCGTCGACTCCAGCTTCGGGTTGGCGTACTACCGCCTGCGGGTCGCGACCACCTTCGGAGGCGACCCGGCGGGACGCGTCCAGTTCCAGCCGATCGAAGTGGCCCTGCGCCACGCCGACCGGCTGCCGCGGCGCCAGCGGGATCTCCTGACGGCCGTCTCGGCCACGATCGAGGGGCTGGGCGCCACCGCCCTGCGCCTCGCCGACGATCTCGGCCGGCTGTACCCCGACGATCCCGAAGCCGCCTACGAACAGGGTGAGGCGTACTTCCACTTGGGCCTCGCGCTCGGCGCGCCGTCCGAGCGCGTCCTCGAGGCCTTCGAGCGCGCGATCCGCCTCGACTCGACGTTCATCGACCCGTACAACCACGCTGTCGAGCTGCGGGTGATGCTGGGCGACCCGGCGGGAGCGAGGCTCCTCGCCGTGCGCGGAGCGGCCCTGGCGCCCAACTCCCGCATCCACCAGGCGGTGCTCCACGCGATGCGCGCGATCGAAGGAGAGGAGCCGGCGCGCGTGATCGAGAGCGCCGAGCGGGTCGAGCGGGCGCTCGCTCCCGGACAGAACGTCGTGGGTCGGGCCGGTTACGAGATCGTCCGGGCGCTCACGCGTGAGCCGGCCCGCGATCTCACGCTGGCCGAGCCGTTCTTCACCGCCGCGTCGACACCTCGTTTGCCGCCCGACGTCCGCCTGGGCAACCTCGGATACCTCATCGCGCTACGAGCGGCGCAAGGCCGCTTCCGCGATGCCTGGGCGGCCCTGGATACGGCGCGCGCGGTGGACCCATCCGCCCCTCTCCTCCGCCGCGCAGCCGCCCTGCTCGCGTTGGTCTCGCGCCAGCCACCCGGCGAGGCGTTCGCGGCGCTCCGTCAGGTCGGCGACACGACCTCGGATGTATTGGATCTCGCGCTGCTAGGGCTCGACGCCCTCACCGCGCGCGACTCGGTGCGTCTCGAGTCCGTGGTGCGGCGCCTCGAGGCCGCCGACGCGCCGCTCCGCGCCTACCGCGCTGCACTCGCTGCGGGGCTACGAGGGCTCGAGCGGCTGCAGCGGGGCGATACGGCGCAAGCGCGCGGACTCCTGCAGAGGGCCGTCGGTGTGCTCCCCTATGGCGTTTCCGGGGCAGCGCGCTCCACCGAC encodes:
- the dacB gene encoding D-alanyl-D-alanine carboxypeptidase/D-alanyl-D-alanine-endopeptidase; this translates as MRRKILQVAALIGIARSTLAVTGVAAQTAPSRRPIATAPRARAAPSLAERLTSLMDQEPFNRALWGVAVADARGRVVFERNGDRLFEPASNTKLVVTAVATLLLPPTWRYRTSVYASGPVQGGVLRGDLVLYGRGDPTLDSAALGALADSLRARGVARVEGNLIGDASYFDVVPQHWSWENYDLNREDAAPVAALGYDANVVEIRTTPGLIGQPPSLGYEPEFGLAAILNRARTVPVDSPSTLDFFRVPGTDSVRAEGTLPVDARPRGVNFAVRDGASYAAEAFRRALAGRGIAVAGMARSAYDSMATATARQGAPLAEHLSPALPDILETILEQSQNWYAEMLLKTLGREFAGAGSWDSGIAVERRILIDSMRVDSTMFDVVDGSGLSHHDLVAPRAFVKLLAFIRDHPRGRPFLDALPRAGREGTLRSRFRSGPAAGRVRAKTGSIGNVNTLSGYLDRVDGTTWVFSIQLNHHTALSREAIRRIDEVVGMLAR